The following proteins are encoded in a genomic region of Pseudoxanthomonas suwonensis 11-1:
- a CDS encoding penicillin-binding protein 1A, which yields MPRLRRVLRWALIAIGILALAGLVALAILYRSITADLPEVSTLRQIELQEPLYVHASDGRLMAVFGEARRYPVTIDQVPPRLRQAFLAIEDARFYEHGGVDYKGTARAVWLMLTNRSLHVPGGSTITQQVARQVYLSPEVKLKRKAAEMLLAMRMEEELSKDEIFALYLNKSFFGNRAYGVAAAAEFYYGKKLDELDLDEMASLAGIPKFPSSGNPLNNPGRAKIRRDYILDRMAELGYVSAAEAAAAKAVPMHAGAYEPPMEASAPYVAEMVRQEMIKRYGPEALTQGYRVTTTIDADYQAAADKAVRDGLRLYDHRHGWHGVERHVELAADADDAALAAELRGTIVQADLLPAIVAATATDGSAEVVLADGSRATLAAGSVRWTNKNPAALVKRGDVVRVRQDGDSGLALDQVPRGQAALVSLDANTGALRALVGGYSFSGNKFNRATQARRQPGSSFKPFVYAAAFEKGFNPASIVLDAPVVFRDRRGKTWSPQNDDGNFRGAMRLREALVQSRNLVSVRMLDAIGVDFARTYISQFGFDEAELPPNLSMSLGTASLTPMSVARGYAVFANGGSRVDTWFIDEVRDRDGNVVFKADPAVACRGCGGGGRAMAGAPQVVDGFNFGALPAPGQATGAQQQAQDQALPAPPPGKVAQRAIDERTAYQLVSMMRDVVQRGTGTAAKVLGREDVGGKTGSTNDHRDAWFSGFGGTLATTVWVGRDDFKSLGYREYGGKAALPIWIDYMRVALDGQPIVANEPPDGMVKVFVDGSGRVSTFGEGLAEYIKVEDLERMQNNVDYLAPDHPDEEAFDIF from the coding sequence ATGCCCCGTCTCCGCCGCGTGCTCCGCTGGGCCCTGATCGCCATTGGCATCCTGGCCTTGGCCGGGCTGGTCGCCCTGGCCATCTTGTACCGGTCGATCACGGCCGACCTGCCCGAAGTCTCCACCCTGCGCCAGATCGAGCTGCAGGAGCCGCTGTACGTCCACGCGTCCGATGGCCGGCTGATGGCGGTGTTCGGCGAGGCACGCCGCTACCCGGTGACCATCGACCAGGTCCCGCCCCGCCTGCGCCAGGCCTTCCTGGCCATCGAGGACGCCCGCTTCTACGAGCACGGCGGCGTCGACTACAAGGGCACCGCCCGCGCGGTCTGGCTGATGCTGACCAACCGCAGCCTGCACGTCCCCGGCGGCTCGACCATCACCCAGCAGGTGGCGCGCCAGGTCTACCTGAGCCCGGAGGTCAAGCTCAAGCGCAAGGCGGCGGAAATGCTGTTGGCCATGCGCATGGAAGAGGAGCTGAGCAAGGACGAGATCTTCGCCCTGTACCTCAACAAGAGCTTCTTCGGCAACCGCGCCTACGGCGTGGCCGCGGCGGCCGAGTTCTACTACGGCAAGAAGCTGGACGAGCTGGACCTGGACGAGATGGCCTCGCTGGCCGGCATCCCCAAGTTCCCCTCCTCCGGCAACCCGCTCAACAACCCCGGGCGCGCGAAGATCCGCCGCGACTACATCCTCGACCGCATGGCCGAGCTGGGCTATGTCAGCGCCGCGGAGGCCGCCGCGGCCAAGGCAGTGCCGATGCACGCCGGCGCCTACGAGCCGCCGATGGAGGCCTCGGCCCCGTACGTGGCCGAGATGGTCCGCCAGGAGATGATCAAGCGCTACGGCCCGGAGGCGCTGACCCAGGGCTACCGGGTCACCACCACGATCGACGCCGACTACCAGGCCGCCGCCGACAAGGCCGTGCGCGACGGCCTGCGCCTGTACGACCACCGTCATGGCTGGCACGGGGTCGAGCGCCACGTCGAGCTGGCTGCCGACGCCGACGATGCCGCCCTCGCCGCCGAGCTGCGTGGCACCATCGTCCAGGCCGACCTGCTGCCGGCGATCGTCGCCGCCACCGCGACCGACGGCAGCGCCGAGGTGGTGCTGGCCGACGGCAGCCGCGCCACACTGGCCGCTGGCTCGGTGCGCTGGACGAACAAGAACCCCGCCGCCCTGGTCAAGCGCGGCGACGTGGTCCGGGTGCGCCAGGACGGCGACAGCGGCCTGGCCCTGGACCAGGTGCCGCGCGGCCAGGCCGCACTGGTCTCGCTCGATGCCAACACCGGTGCCCTGCGCGCCCTGGTCGGCGGCTACAGCTTCTCCGGCAACAAGTTCAACCGCGCCACCCAGGCGCGTCGCCAGCCGGGCTCCAGCTTCAAGCCGTTCGTGTACGCGGCCGCGTTCGAGAAGGGCTTCAACCCGGCCTCGATCGTGCTCGACGCCCCGGTCGTGTTCCGCGACCGCCGCGGCAAGACCTGGTCGCCGCAGAACGACGACGGCAACTTCCGCGGAGCGATGCGCCTGCGCGAGGCCCTGGTGCAGTCGCGCAACCTGGTCTCGGTGCGCATGCTCGATGCCATCGGCGTGGACTTCGCCCGCACCTACATCAGCCAGTTCGGCTTCGACGAGGCCGAGCTGCCGCCGAACCTGTCGATGTCGCTGGGTACCGCGTCCCTGACCCCGATGTCGGTGGCGCGCGGCTACGCCGTGTTCGCCAACGGCGGCTCCCGGGTGGATACCTGGTTCATCGACGAGGTCCGCGACCGCGACGGCAACGTGGTGTTCAAGGCCGACCCGGCGGTCGCCTGCCGCGGCTGCGGCGGTGGCGGCCGCGCCATGGCCGGCGCGCCGCAGGTAGTGGACGGCTTCAACTTCGGCGCCCTGCCCGCCCCGGGCCAGGCCACCGGCGCGCAGCAGCAGGCGCAGGACCAAGCCCTGCCGGCACCGCCGCCGGGCAAGGTCGCCCAGCGCGCGATCGACGAGCGCACCGCCTACCAGCTGGTCTCGATGATGCGCGACGTGGTCCAGCGCGGCACCGGCACCGCGGCGAAGGTCCTCGGCCGCGAGGACGTCGGCGGCAAGACCGGCTCGACCAACGACCACCGCGACGCCTGGTTCTCCGGCTTCGGCGGAACCCTGGCGACCACGGTCTGGGTCGGCCGCGACGACTTCAAGTCGCTGGGCTACCGCGAGTACGGCGGCAAGGCCGCGCTGCCGATCTGGATCGACTACATGCGGGTGGCGCTGGATGGCCAGCCTATCGTCGCCAACGAGCCGCCGGACGGCATGGTCAAGGTGTTCGTCGACGGCTCCGGCCGGGTTTCGACTTTCGGCGAGGGCCTGGCCGAGTACATCAAGGTCGAGGACCTGGAGCGGATGCAGAACAACGTCGACTACCTGGCGCCGGACCACCCGGACGAGGAAGCCTTCGACATCTTCTGA